Genomic segment of Nitrospirota bacterium:
CGGAGATCGACTGCGATGCCGCGATAGGCAGGGGAATAGGCGGCCAGATATTTCGGGAAGATGTTGCTGGTGGTGACCACGCCATGGACGTAGATTACCGGGTCTCCTGTCCCTGCTTCGAGGATGCTCAACGTCACGCCATCCAGCGAGACAGTGCGACGGGTTGGTTGAGCGGTCATCTGAGCTGATGCAGGATGGCCGGTCATCGCTTGGCCGGATGGGGGAGCAGTCGAGGTTTCAGCGCAGCCGGCGAAAAGTATAAGTGCGCCCAACAGGAAAAGCGTAAATCTTCTCACTGCATCCTCCATGGGCCTGTTAGGCGTCTGGCTTGCCAACTTCTTCCCGCAGTTGAAACTTAAGGGAGGCATATTCTTTCATACAGTAGGCGAGCAACCGTTCTGAGCCGAAGAGCATCACCATCCTCCCGTCCTTGTCCACAAGCCGTCTCGTGTCCTGCGGCCAGTAGATGCGGGCAATCACGTCTGGATCGCCAGTCACCCAGCGGGCCAGGACGAAGGGCATGCGTTCGACAGTCGTCTTGACCCCATATTCGCTGTCGAGGCGCGAGGCGACCACATCGAACTGGAGTTCTCCGACTGCGGCCAGGACCGGCTCGCGCCGCACATGGTCCGGGGAATAGAACACCTGCATGACCCCTTCCTCTTCCAGCTGCTGGAGTCCCTTCTGGAATTGCTTCTGCTTCGTGAGGTCCTGGCTGCGGAGCACGCCGAAACATTCCGGGGGAAAGAGCGGAATCGCATCGAAAGAGCGGGGATTGCCGGAACAGAGGGTGTCGCCGATGGCAAAGAGGCCGGGGTTCACGAATCCTACGACATCGCCCGGGTAAGCCTCCTCGATCGTTTCCCGGTCCCGCCCGAAGAGCCGGTGCGGTCGCGTCATCCGGATCTTCCGGTCCAACCGCGCATGGTGAACCATCATATCCTTCTCAAATCGGCCAGACACGATACGGAGAAACGCCATTCTGTCGCGATGTTGCGGGTCCATGTTCGCCTGAATCTTGAAGACGAAGCCGGAGAACTTTTCGTCCGTCGGCTGCACCAGTCCCTCCGAACTCATGCGAGGGCCTGGCGGAGGCGCAAGCTGAAGGAAGCCGTTCAGAAAGGGTTCGACGCCGAAGTTGGTGAGGGCACTTCCGAAGAAAACCGGCGTGAGCTGGCCTGCGAGAAAACGGTCGCGGTCGAATTTCGTGCCGGCGCCGCTCAGGAGGGCGATCTCTTCCTGGAGCGGGCCATAGGCTTCTCCAAGCGTCTCGGCCAGGCTCGGGTGGGGGAAGGTCTCCACTCGCATCGGCGCCCGTTTCTGGTTATGGAGCGTCCGTTGAAAGAAGAGCACTTGGGGGTCTTGAAGGTCGTAGAGCCCTAGAAACCCGGAGCCTTCCCCGATGGGCCAATTGAAGGGCACTGCCGTCATGTTCAGGGTCTGTTCGATCTCTTCGAGTAGTTCGAAGGGATGGCGCCCCGGCAGGTCCATCTTATTGATGAAGGTCATGATCGGGATATTGCGTTTGCGGCAGACGGCGAAGAGTTTCTTGGTCTGGGGCTCGATGCCCTTGGCACAGTCCAGCACCATGACGGCGCTGTCCACGGCCATGAGGGTGCGGTAGGTGTCTTCGCTGAAGTCCTGGTGGCCAGGCGTGTCGAGCAGGTTGACCCGCACACCCTGATAGTCGAACTGCAGCGCGGTGGAGGTGATAGAGATGCCGCGCGCCTGTTCCAGCTCCATCCAGTCCGACTTCGACGCTCGCTGATTGGACCGTGCATGGACGGCCCCGGCGAGGTGGACGGCTCCAGCATAGAGGAGGAGCTTTTCAGTCAGAGTGGTTTTTCCTGCGTCCGGGTGCGAAATGATGGCAAAGGTGCGTCGCCGGGAGACTTCTCGCGCCAGTTCATCGGACGACGACTTTTCGATCGGCAAAGACATGGACGGTCCTTCTCTTAGGCTAGGCATCAGATGGAGATATGTTTCATGTACCTGCTCAGGTAGATAGGCTGAAGGCTTTTAGCCTGAAAGTTTTGATGCGAGATAATTTATCGCCTTCAGCCTGAACACCTGAGTAATTAATGTTTTAGCATCTGGCAGAGCAGAAAACTACGGGGGAGGGTAGCCTGTTGGTCTCCTGTGCTCGCGCAACGCGCGGCCTCGGAAGGCCCTCGTTGGACGCGCGCAGTGGGAGCCCAAGCAGGCCACCCTCTGAAGAGGCGAATGGGGAGGCTGGGAAGACCAGAAGAGAGCGGCCGGACCATCCTTCTTGCTCGCTGAACGCGCACAATCGGAATGTGCTCGTTCAATGCGCGCATCGGAAGGGTGTCGAGGCTAAGGGTGTCCTTTAGAAGGTGGAGAATTACAGTAGTGGATCGGCTAGTTTGAGGCTGTAGTCCCGCGAATACAAGCCTGAATAGGGCACCTTTCTCTCAATTGCATAGATGAAGTTCATGCAGGTGTAAAAGGCATCGTCTGCCTCTTGATGTCCAATTGCTTTCTTGCGGTGAAGAAGAAGATTGCGGTGAAGAAGAAGATTGCGCTGATTGAGAACCTTTTCCACATGGTCAGAGAGCCTAATCCAGTAGTCGCTTTCGTTTCGGCCTCGATGAGCAGCGACAGTTTTGTCGAGATAATCCTTGAGCGTATCTCCCATCGCTAATTTGAAATAGGTTTTCCGCTTGGTCTGGCCAGTGATCTTATCACTTTGGTTTTTCAATCGTTTATATTCTGATGTGCTTTTCGGCAGCTTATCGAGCAGGATGCCTTCGATTATATTTGACATGATTGTTCCAGCCCACACCAAGCATTCACGATACTGACCGTACAGGTGAGCAGTCTTGAGCAATGAGACGGCTACGGGAAGAAATGGGGGGGATTGCGATAATAGAAGGGATGAAAAAAGAAGCTTCCGGGAGGTATCTTCTTGAACATCCCGTTTCTCCATCCCACGCAACTGCATTTCACTCTCGTACGGATTTCCCGTGAGGAAAACAGTTTTCGGGCCGTCTGTTAAGACGACGACCATGGCGGCGCTAATGGCATCGGCAAAACCTATTGGCCGAGCAGCAGGATCATCGAATGCCAGGCGATATGCCTCGATGACATGGTTTACGACACGAATCGATAACCTAAGACATTCAGATTGAATAACGCGAGCGGTGAAGACATCGAAACCCTCATCTTTCTCTCTTAGAAATGATTGAACGGTGCGTTGTAGAAACTCTTCCCTGCCAGAAAGTGTAAGCTTAACTATCGTTTGTCTCAGCGGAGCAGCATGGCCTCCAAATTCGAAATGAAATGGAATGGTGGAGGTAGTGATTCGCTCAAGGTTTACCGGCAGTTCCTTCCCATCAACGCGACAGGGAAATGTGGATTTGTCTTCATGCAGCCGAGAAAATACTACCGGGGTTATGAGATACACATCAATGTGGTCAATGTCATTGAGTTGGAGGTGATGAAAACGGTTCATGATTTCCCATCGTTTCCGTTCCTCTGCCTCCGCTGTCAGATCCCACTCCTCCTTAGGTTTTCTTTGGACCCTTCCTCTGACCACCGGCATTCCCTCTGTTTGGTCCGGGTCTAAACAGAAGACATAATTCTTGAGAGCCCCTTCTTGATTGAATTCACCAGCGTCGCCCACTCTTAACCCAGGTTCAAGGTTTTGCAGAAGGGATTCCGATGGCCCTGATGATGCAGACTTAATCTCTCCTGTTTTAGTTACGAAGGTGACGAATCTCATGGATCGGCTCCTTATTTCCCAGTCCCAATGCTACGACTTATTGGGACGAATAAGTCTTTCGAGACAGCTGTCTATTGAGTGCGGCCTCCGTAGCAACCCAGCAAGTAATAATACTCCCTCTTTCCCCTTTCTCCCGCAAGCGTCCAAAGTGTCTGAAAGAGATAAAGGGGGCGAGATGAGCTGGCGGAAGATGTCGCAACCGTTTTCAGAAATCCCCGCGAGTTGAGCCTGCCGGACGCTGACTACTGGACTTTCCTTTCACTTATCACGGATTACTTTCCTTCAAGGGGTGGCGGTCATCGAGACTGCTCCGCGTAGGGCTTGTCAGCTCTTTCCCCGTTTCCTCTAGGGCGGCCTGATTTACTCCCTGACTGCGCGCGTTCAACGAGGGGAGTCTTCGACCGCGCGTTGCGCGAGCAAGGGGAGTAATCAGGCTGCCCCTCTCCGCTCCGAGACATACGCCATCAGCTTTTTTCTTCTTGTGACTGCTAGTTGTAGGTCTGTTCGTTTCGCTTGGCGAGTTTGAGGAAGACGACTTTTTTGCGCTGGTCGTCGATATCGTAGAGTACTCGGTAGGGGCCGACTCGCAGCCGATACTCGGCGGTGAAGCGTGACACGATGAGTTCTCCCGTGAGCTTCTTGGTCCGCTTGCCCTGAGGTCGGGGATTGGTTTTGAGGGATCTGATGGCGGCAAATAGAAGCCCATTTTCTTGAAGAGCCTCTTCGCAGGGACTTCTTTCCCTCGCGCATACTCGGTCCGTGCTCGTTCGATTTCTGCAAGCAGCTTCTTGTCTTTCAACTCATTGAGGGTGTCGACCAAGTTCAGCATGTCCTCGTAGGGGACAAGGAACGACACAGGTTTGCCATGGGAGAGGACCACCGTGGGGGATTTCGAGCGGATCAGTTTCGATAATTGCGCTTGGGCATCACGTACGTTGATCGGCTTTGCTTTTCGCACCAGGTTTGTCGCGCTCATGCAGGCCTCCAATTGTATGGTACTTTTAGAGATTGGCAGATTCCATCATGTCCGGCAAGGTTGACGTTGCGTGCGGGTACAGGGCGTGGCCGTGCCCTTGCTTGGGTTTTCTCATGAGTTGAGTCTGCCGGAAGCGTGAAGGAGACAGGCTTGTAAGCGGCCTGTCCCTTTCTGTTTTGATGGTTGCTGGCGACTTCTTTGAGGGGTGGCAGAGCCCTGAGCGCAATCAGCTTCTCCGGTAAGGAAAACTTTTGGCGTACGAGAGCTGCCGTTGACGGGCGAGGTCAAGAGGAATAGACTCGGGCCATGAACGCGCCTTCCCATCCCTTCCGGTCTGTGCTCGCCGTTTCGCTTGTCGTGCTCTTTTTCGCGTTGAGCTTTAATGCCTATGCCTGCCTTCTGCCTGTGAATGGCGTCATGGCTACTGCCATGGGCAAGGACTGTTCGACTCCAGAGGAGCTACCGGTCTATCAGTTCTGCGATGCGTTTAAGACGCTCGGCGTGCAGTCGGTCGATAAGCTCCACTTCGAGAGTGACTCTCACGCGCTCTGCCCGGAAGACACCGCCTCATTAGCCCTTCGTGCCGCCATCATCTCGCACAGCAGCCGTTTGTTTGATCATCCTCCGGATAGTCCTTCACAGGATCTCCTGCTCAAGATTTCCGTGCTTCGTATCTGATCTTCTCCGCCCATTTCTCACAATCGCTCCATCGCTAGCGCTGTGTTGCGTGATGCCAGGTTTCGGCGTCCGATCTACTGTCTCATTCATTGGGATGTGTACGACCGGCGCACAGACACGGCATCAATCGTGACAGACATGCGAGGGCAGTCATTTCTCTGGAACGAAATAGATGAGGTTCGTGCTGTAAATCCATAACCGGCAGCCGGCGCACGGATACGGTGCGCCATATCAAGAGGAGGTGCAATCATGACGAAGAATGGGAATGTATTGAGAGGTATTGCCGCGGTTCTGCTGATGGTGGGAATCGTGGCCTGCGCGGTGATGGCCAGTCCGCCTCAAGACCTTGTGGCCAAGAACGACCACGCAGGGCTGGAAGCCTGGTACGTGAAGGAGACCGCCCATCTCCGACAACGCTCAAAGGACATGTTGGTCATGGCGGAGGAGTATCAGAAGAATCCTGAAGCGGGCTCGTACGGGGTAATGTCCCGCAAGGTCGATATGGTCCAGCATTGCCAGAGCCTCGCGGCCATCTATACCAAGGCCGCTGATGAGGCCGAGGTGATCGCACGCGCGCATCGAGACATGAAGGGCCATTCGTAAAGAAGTATTTACGAAGCCGTGAGCCTTTGGCGGTCATAGGCGGGAAAGAAGTTGTGGCGCGTCCAGCAATCCAGAAGCAATTCTTTGACGCAGCGGTGGCGTTCATCGTGATCGCCATGGTTACACCAACGATGCTTGCGGCAGCAGACAGGCCAGCGGCACCCTTCGATTATTCGAAGGGTGCCGCTCAGTCTCAATCGGCAGCAGGCGCCGAGGCAGACCCGTTCGCGGACCTTGCCGAACCCCCGATGTCGCAGGCAACTCCCGAACAGGCCTCGCGCTCGTGGCGGCAGACATTGTTTACCGAGAATTTCGGCTTCAGAAAGGAAATCATGTCGCAGTTCGACATGAACGAGCGAGGCAAAACCGCCAGTCGCCAGTCCGTTGGTTTCGAGGCGCTCAAGAAGTTCTCGACGGCGACTGCGACCCTGGCCAGCTTCGATTTCCAGGGGCGGCTGGTCCGTCGAGATGGGTTCAATCCAGTGCAAAACGATATGGAGGGCCAGGGTCGGCCCGGTTGGACGTTCGAGTATCACAACGCCTATCTGGACCTGTACAACGTTCTCAATCCTCTGTTGAGCGATGAACAGCGCAGCAACACGGTCGGGCATTTCAATCTTCGCGCAGGCCGGTTCTATGTTCCGTTCGGACTCAACCTCCAGACTGACACCCATGGCACGGTGCTCCAGCTGTCCAACGACCGCAATTTCGGGTTCGAGCGGGACTGGTACACCGGCTTCTGGGGAGCGATCAACTCACATCTCAACTATGACGTCTACTATTTGGCCGGCTCCGGGTACGATCTCAAATTCAAAGGCCAGAGCGGACTCGGCGCGATCAGGCTCAGCCTGGCTAACAAGTACAGTTACGAATACGGCTTGGAAGGCGGGCTGTCGATTCTGGGAGGGGAACGGCTGTCTCCTGATGCCGTCAAGCGCAGCCAAACTTTTGCCTCGGACGCAGGGGGTGCGAATCGCGTTGAAACCAAGCGGGTCGGCCTCGATGGCCGATATCGACAGGCGGTCCCGACGGGTCTGCTCACCGTCACTTCTGAGCTCAGCGGAGGCCGTGATCTGTCCAGCCATGTGTTCACGCAGCTCTATCAAGCCGAATATCTTCGCGCCTCGCGCCAGTGGGGCGTCTCCGCGCAATATCGACGATTCCAGCAAGAGGGGCTCGGCGCCGATGCGTCCATCATCGGCGAAGTCTCGTGGTACTTCCGGAACGACATTGGTAACTCCAACTTGCATTGGATCAAACTCAATATCGAGCGCCAATTGGAACAGATGCAAGGGCCACAGAGCACCATTGCCACAGTGCAATATTATTTTTATCAATAGGAGGCGCGGATGAAGAGCGTCGTCATGTTCATGATGTTCGCGGTTCTCGCGATGCCGCAACAGACATTTGCTGCGATCGGGTGCACGCTGAGCAATCCGGCGGAAGATCTGAAGTATCTCTATCCAGAGATGACGACCTATAAAGAGGATCTCAATGAGTTTCCATTGCTCAAGGATGGCACCGAGCTGTTCCGTGCTCTGCGGGAGCGTCTCGGCAGCGACTTAGATCCAATCTATGAGACCTACGAAACTCCCTATACCGTGTACAGCGTTTTCAAGGGCCAGCAGAAGATCGGGGTCGTCCATGGCGTCAACGTGCCAGGCAAGGGCGGCGTGATCCAGGTGTTCCTGTCGATGAATCCGCAGACCGGCGCGATCAGGAGATTCTTCTTCCAGCGGCTGGAAAGCCCGGCGGCGCGCCAGCTGAGGAGTAAGGAGTTCCTCGGTCAATTCGAGGGCCTGACGCTGGGGGACTTCTACAAGCACGATTACTATGACACCGTCGATCCGGGCGCAAAGGCCGACAACGTCGCGGCCATTACGCCGCCGGTATTCGATCCAAGCGGCCGGCCTGATTACGAGGCGTCGCTCCGCGGCATCCGCAAGAATTTAATCCTGGTCGACTTCTTCGTCTACGGAAAGAAGTTCGAGCCATATTTTGAGCGAGCCAAGCAGGCAGCCGAGAAGGCGAAGGCTCGAAAGGAGTAGGGGATGAGAACGATACTGGTCCTATGCGCCGTCTCTCTTGTCGTCGGGGCGGTGCTCATCTGGTACATGGTGAGCCTGCCCAACGAGTACGGTGCATTCACGGGGATGCCGAAGGCCGAGGTCGCCGATCTCATCGAACGGCCGAAGGATTTTCTGCATACAACCGTGGCCATTGAGGGAACGGTCCGGAAACAATGCACCACCATGGGCTGCTATTTCTTTTTTCTCTCAGGCGAGAAGGTGTTACGGGTCGATTTGGAGCAGATCACGATGGTGGCGCCGAGAAGGAATGGGCATGTTGCCCGCGTGGAAGGGCAGATTGTGCCCTATGGTGACGGCTATCAGTTTGTCGCCAGCGCGGTCGAATTTAAGTGAGGAGGAGCGATGGAGGATACAACACAAGATCCGTTTGTGCTTCGGCGCTATGTCGTGCTGGCCACGAAGAACCTGCGCAGGCGTCCGATGCGCACGGGGCTCACCGTCGCCGGCGTCGCGCTGGCGGTGACGGTGGCCGTGTCGCTCGGAGGCTTTATGCTGGGCTACCGAGGGGCCATCGACAAGAGCATCAATATGCTGGGCTACCAGGTCATGATCATGGCCAAAGGCTGTCCCTACGAGGCCGCGACCATGATGCTCAAAGGAGGGACAGGATTGCTCTACCTGCCGGGCGACACCTACCAACAGGTCAAGAGCGATCCGGACATCGAAAGCATCACGCCGATTTTCGTTGGGGTGGCGGAGAAACAGGCCAGCAGCATCCGTGACGAAGGTGCCGCCAGTAATTTCACGATCATCAGCGGCATTGATGTGCCGAGTTTCCTGGTCATGAAGCCCTGGCTCGGGTTCAAGAAGGGGCCGGGGTACGCCAATGGCCGATGGTTTACTCCTGGGAGCAAAGACGAGGTGGTCCTGGGCTTCGAAGCTGCCGAGTACGAGCAGCGCAAGGTCGGCGACAGCTTCTATGCCTCGATCACGCCGGCGGGCAAGCCCAATCCCGTCATGTATCAATTCACGGTCGTGGGCGTGCTGGAGCGGACCGGAACGCAGGACGACGGGACGGTCTTTCTGCCGATCGATGCGACGCGTGAATATTTCAACCGGCCAAACCAGTTGACGATCCTCGGCATCAAACTTAAGAAATTCAGTTCGTTCAAAATGCGCGAGTTCGAGATGCGCTGGCTCAAGCTGCCGGAGGTCCAGGTGGTCGGGTTGCAGCAGGTCAAGAATACGCTGGTCAACCTCGTCGCCACGGCCCAGACCATGATTGCAGCCGTGGCCGCCATCGCCGTCATCGTCGCCCTCATCGGTGTCATCAACACAATTCTCATGAGTGTGTATGAGCGTACGGCGGAAATCGGCATCATGAAAGCGCTCGGCGCGAGGCGAGGCAGCATCTTCCAGCTCATCTGGCTGGAAACCCTGATGGTGTGTTTTGTCGGGGCGCTGGCCGGTTCGGCGCTGGCGGTCATCGGCGCGGGTCTTGTCGAAAAGGCGATCAAAGGGCTGGCCGATCTGGGCCTGTCGGGGTCGATCGTGCAAATTACTCCGGCCCTCGTTGGATACACCGTCCTCGTTGCCGTGGTGCTGGGATTCTTCGCCGGGCTCTATCCTGCCTGGCGTGCATCGTCGATGCGGCCCGTCGAAGCGATCGGGAAGGGCGGGTGATATGCATGACACCATCATCGAAGCCCATGGGCTCAAACGGTATTACTATCGCGGCAGCGAGACGGTCAAGGCGCTGGACGGCGTGGACCTGTCGATCCGGACCGGCGAGATCGTTTCGATCCTCGGTCCATCTGGCTCGGGCAAGACGACGCTCATCAACCTGCTCTCCTGCCTCGATGCGCCGACAGAAGGGACGCTCATGGTGGCAGGCAAGTCGGTCGCCGGACTCTCCGAGGACGAGCTGGTCGAGGTCAGACGCGGCCTGCTGGGGTTCGTGTTCCAACAGTTCTCCTTGTTGCCGACGCTGACGGTTTCGGAGAACGTCGAGCTCCCGCTGATGTTTCTGGGGCGTCGAACCGATGCCGGGAGGATCGCGGAGGTGCTGAGGATGGTCGGCCTGAGCGATCGGGCCACCCATTTGCCGCGAGAGCTTTCAGGAGGGCAGATGCAACGGGTGGCGATCGCGCGAGCCTTGATCGTGAATCCAAAGATTCTGGTCGCGGACGAGCCCACCGGGAACCTCGACAAGGCGACGGGAGAGTCCATCATCACGTTGTTCAAACATCTGGCAGCCGACAAAGGGCTGGCGATCCTCATCACGACGCACAACCCAGTGTTCGGCTATGAGACGGACCGTGCCATTACGCTGGAAGATGGCAGGATCGTCAAGGAAGAGGATCTGCGAAAGGGGAGATGATGGCCCGGCCTCGCCGATTCGAATCCGGAGCACGCAAATAGCCGTTCCATTCTCACATCTCGCACCACCGCCGAAAAACCAAAGGGGACGAGAGTTTTTCTTTATCATCTGTTGCGTGGGCCAGTGAGTGGGGCCGTAACCGTTTCCTGAAATCCCCGCGAATTGATTCTACCAGGAAGCTGACTGCTCCATTCTTCTCCAACTTCACTTCGATCACCGTCGGGATGCGCCGTTATGTCGTAGGAGACGAAGCTTGCCGAAGCGTTAAGCTGACGGGCTTGTAGTCTCTTCTACTTTTCCTCTAGGGTGGCCTGGTTCACTCCCTGACTGTGCGCGTCCAATGAGATCTGGTTCATCTGGTCTATGTTGTCTTTCTGGTTTGTCTGATTGGTTGGACTGGAAATTCATCCAGAAGAACCAGACAGACAAGCCCGTGCGCGTTGCGCGAGCAAGGGGAGCAATCAGGTCGCCCCTCTCCTTCTTCACTCCGAGCCATACGCTATCGGCCATCAGCTATCAGCCATATGCTCTTTTCTTCAGACGGGAGGTGCTGGAGCGAAGGGCTCTGCCACCATGATTAGGCCACGCGAGCGGGTTGTTTTTCCTGCCATGTTATGTGAAAAATCACTTCTCACTTTCGTAAGTCTGACTCTTCAAGAGCATGATGGGAGGAGAGCATGGATCACAGTTTGATCGCACATCTTGGGCCGCTTGCGGCGTTGGCTGGAGTGTGGGAGGGACAGAAGGGGGAGGATGTGGCGCCTTCGGACGATCGCGGGACTGAGCGCAATCAGTTTCGTGAGCGGATGACCTTCGAGCCCATGGGCCCGGTCCGCAATCACGAACAAACCCTCTATGGGTTGCGCTATGCCACGACTGTGTGGCGTCTCGGGGAGACGGACCCCTTTCACGAGGAACTGGGCTACTGGCTGTGGGATGCCCAGGCCAAGCAAGTGCTCCGCTGTTTCATTGTGCCCCGCGGGGTCACGGTGATTGCCGGCGGGACGGTCGAACCGTCGGCCACGTCCTTCTCCCTTGCGGCGGATGTGTCGTCGCACACCTACGGCATTTGCTCAAATCAATTTCTAGACAAAGCATTCAAGACGGTGCGGTATGAATTGACTATCACGGTGCTGGATGCCGACCAGTTTCGTTATGAGGAGGATACACAACTCCAGATTCCCGGCCAAGCAGAGCTATTCCATCACACGGATAAGAATACCCTCTCGCGCGTCAAGTCGTGAGCCGATCGCAGAAAAACGGAGCGGGCGGGAGTCTTTGTTTTACGTGCGCCCCTGCCACAGGGGCACACTACTTCACGGAATTCCCGTGAGTTGAGCCTGCCGGAG
This window contains:
- a CDS encoding ABC transporter permease, which translates into the protein MEDTTQDPFVLRRYVVLATKNLRRRPMRTGLTVAGVALAVTVAVSLGGFMLGYRGAIDKSINMLGYQVMIMAKGCPYEAATMMLKGGTGLLYLPGDTYQQVKSDPDIESITPIFVGVAEKQASSIRDEGAASNFTIISGIDVPSFLVMKPWLGFKKGPGYANGRWFTPGSKDEVVLGFEAAEYEQRKVGDSFYASITPAGKPNPVMYQFTVVGVLERTGTQDDGTVFLPIDATREYFNRPNQLTILGIKLKKFSSFKMREFEMRWLKLPEVQVVGLQQVKNTLVNLVATAQTMIAAVAAIAVIVALIGVINTILMSVYERTAEIGIMKALGARRGSIFQLIWLETLMVCFVGALAGSALAVIGAGLVEKAIKGLADLGLSGSIVQITPALVGYTVLVAVVLGFFAGLYPAWRASSMRPVEAIGKGG
- a CDS encoding ABC transporter ATP-binding protein; this encodes MHDTIIEAHGLKRYYYRGSETVKALDGVDLSIRTGEIVSILGPSGSGKTTLINLLSCLDAPTEGTLMVAGKSVAGLSEDELVEVRRGLLGFVFQQFSLLPTLTVSENVELPLMFLGRRTDAGRIAEVLRMVGLSDRATHLPRELSGGQMQRVAIARALIVNPKILVADEPTGNLDKATGESIITLFKHLAADKGLAILITTHNPVFGYETDRAITLEDGRIVKEEDLRKGR
- a CDS encoding peptide chain release factor 3 — its product is MSLPIEKSSSDELAREVSRRRTFAIISHPDAGKTTLTEKLLLYAGAVHLAGAVHARSNQRASKSDWMELEQARGISITSTALQFDYQGVRVNLLDTPGHQDFSEDTYRTLMAVDSAVMVLDCAKGIEPQTKKLFAVCRKRNIPIMTFINKMDLPGRHPFELLEEIEQTLNMTAVPFNWPIGEGSGFLGLYDLQDPQVLFFQRTLHNQKRAPMRVETFPHPSLAETLGEAYGPLQEEIALLSGAGTKFDRDRFLAGQLTPVFFGSALTNFGVEPFLNGFLQLAPPPGPRMSSEGLVQPTDEKFSGFVFKIQANMDPQHRDRMAFLRIVSGRFEKDMMVHHARLDRKIRMTRPHRLFGRDRETIEEAYPGDVVGFVNPGLFAIGDTLCSGNPRSFDAIPLFPPECFGVLRSQDLTKQKQFQKGLQQLEEEGVMQVFYSPDHVRREPVLAAVGELQFDVVASRLDSEYGVKTTVERMPFVLARWVTGDPDVIARIYWPQDTRRLVDKDGRMVMLFGSERLLAYCMKEYASLKFQLREEVGKPDA
- a CDS encoding heme-binding beta-barrel domain-containing protein, with amino-acid sequence MDHSLIAHLGPLAALAGVWEGQKGEDVAPSDDRGTERNQFRERMTFEPMGPVRNHEQTLYGLRYATTVWRLGETDPFHEELGYWLWDAQAKQVLRCFIVPRGVTVIAGGTVEPSATSFSLAADVSSHTYGICSNQFLDKAFKTVRYELTITVLDADQFRYEEDTQLQIPGQAELFHHTDKNTLSRVKS